The proteins below are encoded in one region of Pseudomonas putida S13.1.2:
- a CDS encoding DedA family protein translates to MLQQFLQDFGYFALFLGTFFEGETILVLAGFLAFRGYMDIKLVCLVAFLGSYAGDQLWYFMGRRHGRRILARKPRWQAMGDRALDHIRRHPDIWVLSFRFVYGLRTVMPVAIGLSGYPPRRYLLLNGIGAAIWAIALGAAAYHFGAILEGLLGNVKRYELWVLGGLLGLGALLWLRRRFRALRAERKAADQAQAPEAEKAVDHEKEPGQRRDHR, encoded by the coding sequence ATGCTTCAACAATTCCTGCAGGATTTCGGCTACTTTGCCCTTTTTCTAGGCACCTTCTTCGAAGGCGAGACCATCCTGGTGCTTGCGGGTTTTCTTGCGTTCCGTGGGTACATGGACATCAAGTTGGTGTGCCTGGTGGCGTTCTTGGGCAGCTATGCCGGCGACCAGCTGTGGTACTTCATGGGCCGCCGCCACGGGCGCAGGATCCTGGCGCGCAAGCCGCGCTGGCAAGCAATGGGTGACCGGGCGCTGGACCACATCCGCCGCCACCCCGACATCTGGGTGCTGAGCTTCCGTTTCGTTTATGGCCTACGTACGGTCATGCCCGTGGCCATTGGCCTGTCGGGCTACCCGCCGCGCCGTTACCTGCTGCTCAATGGTATTGGCGCGGCCATCTGGGCAATTGCCTTGGGCGCGGCCGCCTACCACTTCGGCGCTATCCTCGAAGGCCTGCTGGGCAACGTGAAGCGTTACGAGCTATGGGTGCTCGGTGGCCTGCTGGGTCTGGGCGCCCTGCTGTGGCTGCGCAGGCGCTTCCGTGCCCTGCGCGCGGAGCGCAAGGCGGCGGACCAGGCCCAGGCCCCAGAGGCTGAGAAGGCTGTAGACCACGAGAAGGAACCAGGCCAGCGGCGCGACCACCGCTAG
- the ppk1 gene encoding polyphosphate kinase 1, with product MNNEVLTPVAIKEAQELPEEMVQTPPDLPPAPEPEPVEEQLAEPVAAAPAPAPAPAIAVPGLDDSSLYIHRELSQLQFNIRVLEQALDESYPLLERLKFLLIFSSNLDEFFEIRVAGLKKQINFAREQAGADGLQPHQALARISELVHIEVERQYAILNDVLLPELEKHHIRFIRRRYWTPKLKTWVRRYFRDEIAPIITPIGLDPTHPFPLLVNKSLNFIVELEGVDAFGRDSGLAIIPAPRLLPRVIRVPEEVGGPGANYVFLSSMIHAHADDLFQGMKVKGCYQFRLTRNADLALDSEEVDDLARALRGELFSRRYGDAVRLEVADTCPKHLSDYLLKQFSLSESELYQVNGPVNLTRLFSITGLDSHPELQYTPFTPAIPKLLVNADNIFSVISKQDILLMHPFESFTPVVDLLRQAAKDPHVLAVRQTLYRSGANSEIVDALVDAARNGKEVTAVIELRARFDEESNLQMASRLQAAGAVVIYGVVGFKTHAKMMLILRREQGEIVRYAHLGTGNYHAGNARLYTDYSLLTSDDSLTEDVGKLFSQLIGMGKTLRMKKLLHAPFTLKKGMLDMIARETQFALEGKPAHIIAKFNSLTDAKVIKALYKASQSGVKIDLVVRGMCCLRPGIPGVSHNIQVRSIIGRFLEHTRVFYFLNGGEEQIYLSSADWMERNLDKRVETCFPVEGKKLLLRVKKELESYLTDNTHAWTLQPDGRYVRSTPTGNQNPRSAQATLLERLSNPVLNVR from the coding sequence ATGAATAACGAAGTGCTCACCCCTGTCGCGATCAAGGAAGCCCAGGAGCTCCCAGAAGAGATGGTGCAGACCCCGCCAGACCTGCCGCCGGCGCCCGAGCCCGAGCCCGTGGAGGAGCAGCTGGCCGAGCCTGTGGCTGCGGCACCCGCGCCCGCGCCGGCCCCGGCAATCGCCGTCCCTGGCCTGGACGACAGCAGCCTGTACATTCATCGCGAACTCTCGCAGCTGCAGTTCAACATCCGGGTGCTGGAACAGGCCCTGGACGAGAGCTACCCACTGCTCGAACGCCTCAAGTTCCTGCTGATCTTCTCCAGCAACCTCGACGAGTTCTTCGAGATCCGCGTCGCCGGCCTGAAGAAGCAGATCAACTTCGCCCGTGAGCAGGCCGGCGCCGACGGCCTGCAGCCGCACCAGGCGTTGGCGCGCATCAGCGAGCTGGTGCACATCGAGGTGGAGCGTCAGTACGCGATCCTCAACGACGTGCTGCTGCCGGAGCTGGAAAAGCACCACATCCGCTTTATTCGCCGCCGTTACTGGACACCCAAGCTCAAGACCTGGGTGCGCCGCTATTTCCGCGACGAAATCGCCCCGATCATCACCCCGATCGGTCTGGACCCGACCCACCCGTTCCCGCTGCTGGTGAACAAGAGCCTCAACTTCATCGTCGAGCTGGAGGGGGTCGATGCCTTCGGCCGCGACTCGGGCCTGGCGATCATCCCGGCGCCACGCCTGCTGCCGCGGGTCATCCGCGTGCCTGAAGAGGTTGGCGGCCCGGGTGCCAACTACGTGTTCCTGTCGTCGATGATCCACGCCCACGCCGACGACCTGTTCCAGGGTATGAAGGTGAAGGGCTGCTACCAGTTCCGCCTCACCCGTAACGCCGACCTGGCGCTGGACTCCGAAGAAGTCGACGACCTGGCCCGCGCCCTGCGCGGCGAGCTGTTCTCGCGCCGTTACGGCGACGCCGTGCGCCTGGAAGTGGCCGACACCTGCCCGAAACACCTGTCGGACTATTTGCTCAAACAGTTCAGCCTCAGCGAAAGCGAGCTGTACCAGGTCAATGGCCCGGTCAACCTTACCCGCCTGTTCAGCATTACCGGCCTGGACAGCCACCCGGAGCTTCAGTACACGCCGTTCACCCCGGCGATCCCCAAGCTGCTGGTGAACGCCGACAACATTTTCAGCGTGATCAGCAAGCAGGACATCCTGCTGATGCACCCGTTCGAGTCCTTTACCCCGGTGGTCGACCTGCTGCGCCAGGCCGCCAAGGACCCGCACGTGCTTGCCGTGCGCCAGACCCTGTACCGGTCCGGGGCCAACTCGGAAATTGTCGATGCCCTGGTGGATGCTGCGCGTAACGGCAAGGAGGTCACCGCGGTGATCGAATTGCGCGCGCGCTTCGATGAAGAGTCCAACCTGCAGATGGCCAGCCGCCTGCAAGCGGCTGGTGCGGTGGTCATTTACGGGGTGGTCGGCTTCAAGACCCACGCCAAGATGATGTTGATCCTGCGCCGCGAGCAGGGCGAGATCGTGCGTTATGCGCACCTGGGCACCGGCAACTACCACGCTGGCAACGCCCGCCTGTACACCGACTACAGCCTGCTGACCTCTGACGATTCCCTCACCGAGGACGTTGGCAAGCTGTTCAGCCAGTTGATCGGCATGGGCAAGACGCTGCGCATGAAAAAGCTGCTGCACGCACCGTTCACCCTGAAGAAGGGCATGCTCGACATGATCGCGCGGGAAACCCAGTTTGCCCTCGAAGGCAAGCCGGCGCACATCATTGCCAAATTCAACTCGCTGACCGACGCCAAGGTTATCAAAGCGCTGTACAAGGCCAGCCAATCGGGTGTGAAGATCGACCTGGTGGTGCGTGGCATGTGCTGCCTGCGCCCAGGTATTCCGGGGGTTTCACACAATATCCAGGTGCGCTCGATCATCGGCCGCTTCCTTGAGCATACGCGGGTGTTCTACTTCCTCAATGGCGGTGAGGAGCAGATCTACCTGTCCAGTGCCGACTGGATGGAGCGCAACCTCGACAAGCGCGTCGAGACCTGCTTCCCGGTGGAAGGCAAGAAGCTGTTGCTGCGGGTGAAGAAGGAGCTGGAAAGCTACCTGACCGACAACACCCACGCATGGACCCTGCAGCCAGACGGGCGCTACGTGCGCAGCACCCCGACCGGCAACCAGAACCCGCGCAGTGCCCAGGCGACCCTGCTGGAGCGCCTGAGCAACCCGGTCCTCAACGTACGCTGA
- the ppx gene encoding exopolyphosphatase, with the protein MPHTIAKNLSLIAAIDLGSNSFHMVVAKAHHTEIRILERLGEKVQLAAGIDEERKLSEEAMERGLDCLKRFSQLINGMPAGAVRIVGTNALREARNRNEFIQRAEAILGHPVEVISGREEARLIYLGVSHTLADTPGKRLVADIGGGSTEFIIGQRFEPLLRESLQMGCVSFTQRYFRDGKITPARYAQAYTAARLELMSIEHALHRLTWDEAIGSSGTIRAIGAAIKAGGLGNGEVNAEGLAWVKRKLFKLGEVDKIDFDGVKPDRRTIFPAGLAILEAIFDALELQRMDHCDGALREGVLFDLLGRHHHEDVRERTLNSLMERYHVDQGQAARVERKALHAFDQVADAWDLKDGNWRDLLGWSAKVHEIGLDIAHYHYHKHGAYLIEHSDLSGFSREDQQMMALLVRGHRRNIPKDRYAELGDEGVKLLRLCVLLRFAILFHHIRGTQQMPKVVLKGGDNSLDVVFPEGWLEQNQLTQADFANEAEWLARVGFVLSVR; encoded by the coding sequence ATGCCGCATACCATCGCGAAGAACCTGTCCCTGATCGCCGCCATCGACCTTGGCTCCAACAGTTTTCACATGGTCGTGGCCAAGGCCCACCATACAGAAATCCGCATTCTCGAGCGGCTCGGCGAGAAGGTTCAGCTTGCCGCCGGCATCGACGAAGAGCGCAAACTCAGTGAAGAGGCAATGGAACGAGGCCTGGATTGCCTCAAGCGCTTTTCCCAGCTGATCAACGGCATGCCGGCAGGCGCCGTGCGTATCGTCGGTACCAATGCCTTGCGCGAAGCGCGCAACCGTAACGAGTTCATCCAGCGCGCCGAAGCCATCCTCGGCCACCCTGTGGAGGTCATCTCCGGCCGTGAAGAGGCGCGCCTGATCTACCTGGGCGTGTCGCACACCCTGGCCGACACCCCTGGCAAACGCCTGGTGGCGGACATAGGCGGCGGAAGCACCGAGTTCATCATTGGCCAGCGCTTCGAACCGCTGCTGCGCGAAAGCCTGCAGATGGGCTGCGTCAGCTTCACCCAGCGCTATTTCCGCGACGGCAAGATCACCCCGGCCCGCTACGCCCAGGCCTACACGGCCGCGCGCCTGGAACTGATGAGCATCGAGCATGCCCTGCATCGCCTGACCTGGGACGAGGCCATCGGCTCGTCCGGCACCATTCGCGCCATCGGCGCCGCCATCAAGGCCGGTGGCCTGGGCAATGGTGAGGTCAACGCCGAGGGCCTGGCCTGGGTCAAACGCAAGCTGTTCAAGCTGGGCGAGGTCGACAAGATCGACTTCGACGGCGTCAAGCCGGACCGCCGCACCATCTTCCCCGCAGGCCTGGCCATTCTCGAAGCGATCTTCGACGCGCTGGAGCTGCAGCGCATGGACCACTGCGACGGCGCCCTGCGCGAAGGCGTGCTATTCGACCTGCTTGGCCGCCACCACCACGAGGACGTGCGCGAGCGCACCCTTAACTCGCTGATGGAGCGCTACCACGTGGATCAGGGCCAGGCTGCACGGGTCGAGCGCAAGGCTTTGCATGCCTTCGACCAAGTGGCCGACGCTTGGGACCTGAAAGACGGAAACTGGCGCGATCTTCTGGGATGGTCAGCGAAAGTGCACGAAATCGGGCTGGACATTGCCCATTACCACTACCACAAGCACGGCGCCTATCTGATCGAACACTCCGACCTGTCGGGCTTTTCCAGGGAAGATCAGCAGATGATGGCCCTGCTGGTTCGCGGCCACCGCCGCAACATTCCCAAAGACCGTTACGCCGAACTGGGTGACGAAGGAGTCAAGCTGTTGCGCCTGTGCGTGCTGCTGCGCTTTGCCATCCTGTTCCACCACATCCGCGGCACCCAACAGATGCCAAAGGTCGTACTGAAGGGCGGGGACAACAGCCTGGATGTCGTCTTCCCTGAAGGTTGGCTGGAGCAGAACCAGCTGACCCAGGCCGACTTCGCCAACGAGGCGGAGTGGCTGGCCCGGGTAGGCTTCGTCCTCAGCGTACGTTGA
- the trxA gene encoding thioredoxin TrxA, which yields MSSDLIKHVTDATFEAEVLKAQGPVLVDYWAEWCGPCKMIAPVLDDIATTYEGKLTVAKLNIDENQETPAKHGVRGIPTLMLFKNGNVEATKVGALSKSQLAAFLDAHL from the coding sequence ATGAGCAGCGATCTGATCAAACATGTCACCGACGCCACCTTCGAGGCCGAAGTCCTGAAAGCCCAAGGCCCGGTGCTGGTCGACTACTGGGCTGAATGGTGCGGCCCATGCAAGATGATCGCGCCAGTCCTGGACGACATCGCTACCACCTACGAAGGCAAGCTGACCGTCGCCAAGCTGAACATCGACGAAAACCAGGAAACCCCGGCCAAGCACGGCGTGCGTGGTATCCCGACGCTGATGCTGTTCAAGAACGGCAACGTCGAAGCCACCAAGGTTGGCGCGCTGTCCAAGTCGCAGCTGGCCGCATTCCTCGACGCCCACCTGTGA
- the rho gene encoding transcription termination factor Rho, which produces MNLTELKQKPITDLLEMAEQMGIENMARSRKQDVIFALLKKHAKSGEEISGDGVLEILQDGFGFLRSADASYLAGPDDIYVSPSQIRRFNLRTGDTIVGKIRPPKEGERYFALLKVDTINFDRPENAKNKILFENLTPLFPNKRLKMEAGNGSTEDLTGRVIDLCAPIGKGQRGLIVAPPKAGKTIMLQNIAANITRNNPECHLIVLLIDERPEEVTEMQRTVRGEVVASTFDEPPTRHVQVAEMVIEKAKRLVEHKKDVVILLDSITRLARAYNTVIPSSGKVLTGGVDAHALEKPKRFFGAARNIEEGGSLTIIATALVETGSKMDEVIYEEFKGTGNMELPLDRRIAEKRVFPAININRSGTRREELLTADDELQRMWILRKLLHPMDEIAAIEFLVDKLKQTKTNDEFFLSMKRK; this is translated from the coding sequence ATGAACCTGACTGAACTCAAGCAAAAGCCGATTACCGATCTTTTGGAAATGGCCGAACAGATGGGCATCGAGAACATGGCCCGTTCGCGCAAACAGGACGTGATTTTCGCCCTGCTGAAGAAGCATGCGAAGAGCGGCGAAGAGATTTCGGGTGACGGCGTGCTGGAGATTCTCCAGGATGGTTTCGGTTTCCTGCGCTCGGCTGATGCGTCCTACCTGGCCGGCCCGGACGATATCTACGTCTCGCCCAGCCAGATCCGCCGTTTCAACCTGCGTACCGGCGACACCATCGTCGGCAAGATCCGCCCGCCGAAGGAAGGGGAGCGTTACTTCGCTCTGCTGAAGGTTGATACCATCAACTTCGACCGTCCGGAAAACGCGAAGAACAAGATCCTGTTCGAAAACCTGACGCCGCTGTTCCCGAACAAGCGCCTGAAGATGGAGGCCGGTAACGGCTCCACCGAAGACTTGACCGGTCGCGTCATCGACCTGTGCGCCCCGATCGGCAAAGGCCAGCGTGGCCTGATCGTCGCCCCGCCAAAAGCGGGCAAGACCATCATGCTGCAGAACATCGCGGCCAACATCACCCGTAACAACCCCGAGTGCCACCTGATCGTCCTGCTGATCGACGAGCGCCCGGAAGAAGTGACCGAAATGCAGCGCACCGTGCGCGGCGAAGTGGTTGCCTCCACCTTCGACGAGCCGCCAACCCGCCACGTGCAGGTTGCCGAAATGGTGATCGAAAAGGCCAAGCGCCTGGTCGAGCACAAGAAGGACGTGGTCATCCTGCTGGACTCCATCACCCGTCTGGCGCGTGCCTACAACACCGTGATCCCAAGCTCCGGCAAGGTACTGACCGGTGGTGTCGACGCCCATGCCCTGGAGAAGCCGAAGCGCTTCTTCGGCGCCGCGCGTAACATCGAAGAAGGCGGTTCGCTGACCATCATCGCCACCGCGCTGGTCGAAACCGGCTCGAAGATGGACGAAGTGATCTACGAAGAGTTCAAGGGCACCGGCAACATGGAGCTGCCACTGGACCGCCGCATCGCCGAGAAGCGCGTGTTCCCGGCCATCAACATCAACCGTTCCGGTACCCGCCGCGAAGAGCTGCTGACCGCCGACGACGAACTGCAGCGCATGTGGATCTTGCGCAAGCTGCTGCACCCGATGGACGAAATCGCCGCCATCGAGTTCCTGGTCGACAAGCTCAAGCAGACCAAGACCAACGACGAGTTCTTCTTGTCGATGAAGCGCAAGTAA
- a CDS encoding type II toxin-antitoxin system RelE/ParE family toxin, producing the protein MYAVHHVLSANDVDVYQAWLNTIRDTRVKARITTRVDRAAQGYFGVTQPVGDGVFEMKLDFGPGYRVYYAISGRKIIFLLGGGTKDRQQADIDQARSLWQRHKVAL; encoded by the coding sequence ATGTACGCAGTTCATCACGTTCTATCCGCTAATGATGTGGATGTTTACCAGGCATGGCTGAACACCATTCGTGACACAAGGGTGAAGGCGCGAATCACTACAAGGGTCGACCGGGCGGCGCAGGGCTATTTTGGCGTGACCCAACCAGTGGGTGATGGCGTGTTCGAGATGAAACTGGACTTCGGGCCAGGCTATCGCGTCTATTACGCCATCTCCGGGCGGAAGATCATTTTCCTGCTCGGAGGTGGCACGAAAGACCGGCAGCAGGCCGATATTGATCAAGCCAGATCTCTGTGGCAGAGGCATAAGGTAGCGCTATGA
- a CDS encoding addiction module antidote protein, with protein sequence MTGTRSHEESVLEMLRKDESFAIDYLAVALEEIDEPGGAAGFLTAVRRVAEARGGMANLSQATGLARPNLYRALAADGDPRLSTVLKVLQALGIGLSKVVSHNR encoded by the coding sequence ATGACCGGCACACGCTCGCATGAAGAAAGTGTTCTCGAAATGCTCCGCAAGGATGAGTCTTTCGCCATCGATTATCTTGCGGTTGCGCTTGAAGAAATCGATGAACCTGGTGGCGCCGCAGGTTTTCTGACGGCGGTTCGACGCGTAGCGGAAGCGCGTGGTGGGATGGCTAATCTGTCCCAGGCCACGGGGCTTGCGCGTCCAAACCTCTATCGAGCCTTGGCTGCTGATGGGGACCCAAGATTGTCGACTGTGTTGAAGGTGCTGCAGGCCCTTGGAATCGGGTTGTCAAAGGTTGTATCGCATAATCGGTGA
- the ubiD gene encoding 4-hydroxy-3-polyprenylbenzoate decarboxylase, whose product MQYRDLRDFIRGLEQRGELKRIQVPISPVLEMTEVCDRTLRAKGPALLFEKPTGFDIPVLGNLFGTPERVAMGMGAESVEELREIGKLLAFLKEPEPPKGLKDAWSKLPIFKKVVSMAPKVVKDAVCQEVVVEGDDVDLGALPIQHCWPGDVAPLITWGLTVTRGPNKDRQNLGIYRQQVIGRNKVIMRWLSHRGGALDYREWCEKNPGQPFPVAVALGADPATILGAVTPVPDTLSEYAFAGLLRGNRTELVKCRGSNLQVPATAEIILEGVIHPGEMAPEGPYGDHTGYYNEVDSFPVFTVERITHRQKPIYHSTYTGRPPDEPAILGVALNEVFVPILQKQFPEITDFYLPPEGCSYRMAVVTMKKQYPGHAKRVMLGVWSFLRQFMYTKFVIVTDDDINARDWNDVIWAITTRMDPKRDTVMIDNTPIDYLDFASPVSGLGSKMGLDATHKWPGETTREWGRVIVKDEAVTRRIDELWDQLGID is encoded by the coding sequence ATGCAGTATCGCGACTTGCGCGACTTCATCCGTGGCCTGGAACAGCGCGGCGAGCTCAAGCGCATCCAGGTTCCGATCTCCCCAGTCCTGGAAATGACCGAGGTCTGCGACCGCACTCTGCGTGCGAAGGGCCCGGCATTGCTGTTCGAAAAGCCCACCGGCTTTGACATCCCGGTGCTGGGCAACCTGTTCGGCACCCCCGAGCGCGTGGCCATGGGCATGGGCGCCGAGTCGGTCGAAGAACTGCGCGAAATCGGCAAGCTGCTGGCCTTCCTCAAGGAGCCAGAGCCGCCGAAGGGCCTGAAGGACGCCTGGTCCAAGCTGCCGATCTTCAAGAAGGTCGTGTCGATGGCGCCGAAGGTCGTCAAGGACGCGGTATGCCAGGAAGTGGTGGTCGAGGGTGATGATGTCGACCTCGGCGCACTGCCGATCCAGCACTGCTGGCCAGGCGACGTGGCGCCGCTGATCACCTGGGGCCTTACCGTTACCCGCGGCCCGAACAAGGACCGCCAGAACCTGGGCATCTACCGCCAGCAGGTCATCGGCCGCAACAAGGTCATCATGCGCTGGCTGAGCCACCGTGGCGGCGCCCTCGACTACCGTGAGTGGTGCGAGAAAAACCCCGGCCAGCCGTTCCCGGTTGCCGTGGCCCTGGGGGCTGACCCGGCGACCATCCTGGGTGCCGTGACCCCGGTGCCGGACACCCTCTCCGAGTATGCCTTCGCCGGCCTGCTGCGCGGCAATCGCACCGAGCTGGTCAAGTGCCGTGGCAGCAACCTGCAGGTACCGGCCACCGCCGAAATCATCCTGGAAGGCGTGATCCACCCGGGCGAAATGGCCCCGGAAGGCCCGTATGGCGACCATACCGGCTACTACAACGAAGTGGACAGCTTCCCGGTGTTCACCGTCGAGCGCATCACCCACCGGCAGAAACCGATCTACCACAGCACCTACACCGGCCGCCCGCCAGATGAGCCGGCGATTCTCGGTGTGGCGCTGAACGAAGTGTTCGTGCCGATCTTGCAGAAGCAGTTCCCGGAAATCACCGACTTCTACCTGCCGCCAGAAGGCTGCTCGTACCGCATGGCGGTGGTGACCATGAAAAAGCAGTACCCAGGCCACGCCAAGCGCGTGATGCTGGGTGTGTGGTCGTTCCTGCGACAGTTCATGTACACCAAGTTCGTTATTGTCACCGATGACGATATCAACGCCCGTGACTGGAACGATGTGATCTGGGCCATCACCACACGCATGGACCCCAAGCGTGATACGGTGATGATCGACAACACGCCGATCGACTACCTGGACTTCGCGTCGCCGGTATCGGGGCTGGGGTCGAAGATGGGCCTGGACGCCACGCACAAGTGGCCGGGCGAGACTACACGCGAATGGGGACGGGTCATCGTCAAGGACGAAGCCGTCACCCGCCGTATCGATGAGCTGTGGGATCAGTTGGGAATAGATTGA
- a CDS encoding CDP-6-deoxy-delta-3,4-glucoseen reductase produces the protein MQVTLQPSGAVLALEPGERILDGARRLGYDCPNSCRNGNCHVCAALLVEGRVRQDGEVRDHGELFTCIAEPLEDCVLLWDGVLALGELPVRKLACSVTECVDVGGDVWRVRLRAPAGKPLRYHAGQYLMIEREGGKPAAFSLASAPHAGRELELHVLAREPSALQLIEQLKRDGLARIEMPFGDTHLAELPDGPLVLIAAGTGMGQMHSLLEHCRANGFKYPVHLYWGVRRPEDFYQIEHWDEWQRLPNLFLHQVVSDLCGWEGRCGMLHEAVCEDIADLNTVHVYASGSPNMIYATLDALVEAGMDAHRMRADVFAYAPRG, from the coding sequence ATGCAGGTAACGTTGCAGCCGTCCGGGGCGGTGCTGGCGCTCGAACCCGGGGAACGGATCCTGGATGGAGCGCGGCGGTTGGGCTATGACTGCCCGAATAGCTGCCGCAATGGCAATTGCCATGTCTGCGCCGCGTTGTTGGTCGAAGGGCGGGTACGCCAGGACGGCGAAGTCCGTGACCATGGCGAGCTGTTCACCTGCATTGCCGAGCCGCTGGAGGACTGTGTGTTGCTCTGGGATGGTGTGCTCGCCCTGGGTGAGTTGCCGGTGCGCAAGCTGGCGTGCAGCGTCACTGAGTGCGTCGACGTGGGTGGCGATGTCTGGCGGGTGCGCCTGCGTGCACCAGCCGGCAAGCCACTGCGTTACCACGCCGGGCAGTACCTGATGATCGAGCGCGAGGGCGGCAAGCCGGCCGCGTTTTCGCTGGCCTCCGCACCCCACGCCGGGCGTGAGCTGGAGCTGCACGTGCTGGCCCGTGAGCCCAGTGCATTGCAACTGATCGAGCAGCTCAAGCGTGACGGCCTGGCACGCATCGAAATGCCGTTTGGCGACACCCACCTGGCCGAGCTGCCCGACGGGCCGCTGGTATTGATTGCCGCCGGCACCGGCATGGGCCAGATGCACAGCCTGCTCGAGCATTGCCGAGCCAACGGTTTCAAGTACCCGGTACACCTGTACTGGGGTGTGCGCCGGCCCGAAGACTTCTACCAGATCGAGCACTGGGACGAATGGCAGCGCCTGCCCAACCTGTTCCTGCACCAGGTCGTCAGTGACCTGTGCGGCTGGGAGGGCCGTTGCGGCATGCTGCATGAGGCGGTCTGCGAGGACATCGCCGACCTCAATACGGTGCATGTGTATGCCAGCGGTTCACCGAACATGATCTACGCCACCCTCGACGCCCTGGTCGAAGCCGGCATGGATGCACACCGCATGCGTGCGGATGTGTTTGCCTACGCCCCACGCGGTTAA
- a CDS encoding gamma-glutamylcyclotransferase yields MSAIESMSWQVSYPPSLDFGQQHTRDQLFNSMKTTMSRHQGGPVWLFAYGSLIWRPECNSVERQRARVHGYHRGLYLWSHEHRGTPETPGLVFGLDRGGSCSGFAYRLEESNLDDSLMALWQREMPYPAYRPHWLNCRLGDGSKVQALGFVLERHLPCYAGNLPDTLLSQILASAKGRYGTTRDYVEQTLNALRSHQMPDRNLEARFRRCHNLREV; encoded by the coding sequence ATGTCGGCAATTGAAAGTATGTCTTGGCAAGTTTCATATCCTCCTTCACTCGACTTTGGTCAGCAACATACTCGCGACCAGTTGTTCAACTCCATGAAGACGACCATGTCTCGACATCAGGGCGGGCCGGTGTGGCTGTTTGCCTACGGTTCGCTGATCTGGCGCCCGGAGTGCAATTCGGTGGAGCGCCAGCGCGCGCGGGTACATGGATATCACCGTGGCCTGTACTTGTGGTCGCACGAGCATCGCGGCACCCCGGAAACACCCGGCCTGGTGTTCGGCCTGGACCGTGGTGGTTCCTGCAGCGGTTTTGCCTACCGGCTGGAGGAGAGCAACCTGGACGACTCGCTGATGGCCCTGTGGCAACGCGAGATGCCGTACCCGGCCTATCGGCCGCACTGGCTCAATTGCCGGCTGGGCGATGGCAGCAAGGTACAGGCCTTGGGCTTTGTGCTGGAGCGGCATTTGCCTTGCTATGCGGGCAACCTGCCGGATACCTTGCTCAGCCAGATCCTGGCCAGTGCCAAGGGGCGTTATGGCACCACGCGCGACTATGTCGAGCAGACCTTGAATGCCTTGCGCAGCCACCAGATGCCCGATCGCAACCTGGAGGCGCGGTTCAGGCGTTGCCATAACCTGCGTGAAGTTTGA